A genomic region of Zea mays cultivar B73 chromosome 6, Zm-B73-REFERENCE-NAM-5.0, whole genome shotgun sequence contains the following coding sequences:
- the LOC100216863 gene encoding uncharacterized protein isoform X1, translating into MVESRRPVSPTRSTSAMAPCSQSRPPRIHSFACTGEEPRVVRLHLHGRRQGQLPRATAQAGEAGWPHRLRQHAVERLHRAPGRRAHAQVHPLLPRLRARPQHGARRRRARRDLPAPSFMWCCVSEENATSNFAAIDASLGDATGEGVAARGLATRGARAASSAVALGFSGEAEKPREEGKLMLSSADEGPGDDDAVEEPTPRTVQLRILGGIWADRIGGALAWSSLLSSRSRDRSILHHDIRAQEDYVSKLTGHKSEDYGASQCMSAIAGSYGYIAPGMHIPLRSMRRACLHLWCRAS; encoded by the exons ATGGTGGAATCGAGAAGGCCGGTGTCACCCACAAGATCGACATCAGCGATGGCCCCGTGCTCCCAGTCCCGTCCGCCTCGAATCCATTCGTTTGCCTGCACAGGAGAAGAACCACGCGTCGTTCGACTTCATCTTCATGGACGCCGACAAGGACAACTACCCCGAGCGACTGCTCAAGCTGGTGAGGCCGGGTGGCCTCATCGGCTACGACAACATGCTGTGGAACGGCTCCATCGTGCTCCTGGACGACGCGCCCATGCGCAAGTACATCCGCTTCTACCGCGACTTCGTGCTCGCCCTCAACATGgcgctcgccgccgacgagcgcgCCGAGATCTGCCAGCTCCCTCGTTCATGTGGTGCTGTGTATCGGAAGAAAATGCGACATCAAACTTCGCCGCCATCGACGCAAGCTTGGGAGATGCGACGGGGGAAGGTGTGGCGGCGCGGGGGCTTGCgacgagaggcgcgcgcgcggcgaGCTCGGCCGTGGCACTGGGCTTCAGCGGGGAGGCGGAGAAGCCCCGCGAGGAGGGCAAGCTGATGTTGAGTTCGGCGGACGAGGGGCCCGGCGACGACGACGCAGTTGAAGAGCCGACTCCACGGACGGTGCAATTGCGG ATACTTGGAGGTATTTGGGCTGATAGGATTGGTG GTGCTCTTGCATGGAGTTCTTTGCTTTCTTCTAGAAGCCGTGATAGGAGCATCCTCCACCATGATATCCGTGCTCAAGAAGATTATGTTAGCAAGCTTACCGGGCACAAATCTGAG GACTATGGCGCATCACAGTGTATGTCTGCAATTGCTGGCTCCTATGGCTATATTGCTCCAG GAATGCATATACCCCTAAGGTCAATGAGAAGAGCATGTCTACACCTTTGGTGTCGTGCTTCTTGA
- the LOC100216863 gene encoding uncharacterized protein isoform X2 gives MVESRRPVSPTRSTSAMAPCSQSRPPRIHSFACTGEEPRVVRLHLHGRRQGQLPRATAQAGEAGWPHRLRQHAVERLHRAPGRRAHAQVHPLLPRLRARPQHGARRRRARRDLPAPSFMWCCVSEENATSNFAAIDASLGDATGEGVAARGLATRGARAASSAVALGFSGEAEKPREEGKLMLSSADEGPGDDDAVEEPTPRTVQLRILGGIWADRIGGALAWSSLLSSRSRDRSILHHDIRAQEDYVSKLTGHKSEDYGASQCMSAIAGSYGYIAPDCYLVDLQECIYP, from the exons ATGGTGGAATCGAGAAGGCCGGTGTCACCCACAAGATCGACATCAGCGATGGCCCCGTGCTCCCAGTCCCGTCCGCCTCGAATCCATTCGTTTGCCTGCACAGGAGAAGAACCACGCGTCGTTCGACTTCATCTTCATGGACGCCGACAAGGACAACTACCCCGAGCGACTGCTCAAGCTGGTGAGGCCGGGTGGCCTCATCGGCTACGACAACATGCTGTGGAACGGCTCCATCGTGCTCCTGGACGACGCGCCCATGCGCAAGTACATCCGCTTCTACCGCGACTTCGTGCTCGCCCTCAACATGgcgctcgccgccgacgagcgcgCCGAGATCTGCCAGCTCCCTCGTTCATGTGGTGCTGTGTATCGGAAGAAAATGCGACATCAAACTTCGCCGCCATCGACGCAAGCTTGGGAGATGCGACGGGGGAAGGTGTGGCGGCGCGGGGGCTTGCgacgagaggcgcgcgcgcggcgaGCTCGGCCGTGGCACTGGGCTTCAGCGGGGAGGCGGAGAAGCCCCGCGAGGAGGGCAAGCTGATGTTGAGTTCGGCGGACGAGGGGCCCGGCGACGACGACGCAGTTGAAGAGCCGACTCCACGGACGGTGCAATTGCGG ATACTTGGAGGTATTTGGGCTGATAGGATTGGTG GTGCTCTTGCATGGAGTTCTTTGCTTTCTTCTAGAAGCCGTGATAGGAGCATCCTCCACCATGATATCCGTGCTCAAGAAGATTATGTTAGCAAGCTTACCGGGCACAAATCTGAG GACTATGGCGCATCACAGTGTATGTCTGCAATTGCTGGCTCCTATGGCTATATTGCTCCAG ATTGCTATCTTGTGGATTTACAGGAATGCATATACCCCTAA
- the LOC100216863 gene encoding uncharacterized protein LOC100216863 isoform 1 (isoform 1 is encoded by transcript variant 1), producing the protein MVESRRPVSPTRSTSAMAPCSQSRPPRIHSFACTGEEPRVVRLHLHGRRQGQLPRATAQAGEAGWPHRLRQHAVERLHRAPGRRAHAQVHPLLPRLRARPQHGARRRRARRDLPAPSFMWCCVSEENATSNFAAIDASLGDATGEGVAARGLATRGARAASSAVALGFSGEAEKPREEGKLMLSSADEGPGDDDAVEEPTPRTVQLRIY; encoded by the exons ATGGTGGAATCGAGAAGGCCGGTGTCACCCACAAGATCGACATCAGCGATGGCCCCGTGCTCCCAGTCCCGTCCGCCTCGAATCCATTCGTTTGCCTGCACAGGAGAAGAACCACGCGTCGTTCGACTTCATCTTCATGGACGCCGACAAGGACAACTACCCCGAGCGACTGCTCAAGCTGGTGAGGCCGGGTGGCCTCATCGGCTACGACAACATGCTGTGGAACGGCTCCATCGTGCTCCTGGACGACGCGCCCATGCGCAAGTACATCCGCTTCTACCGCGACTTCGTGCTCGCCCTCAACATGgcgctcgccgccgacgagcgcgCCGAGATCTGCCAGCTCCCTCGTTCATGTGGTGCTGTGTATCGGAAGAAAATGCGACATCAAACTTCGCCGCCATCGACGCAAGCTTGGGAGATGCGACGGGGGAAGGTGTGGCGGCGCGGGGGCTTGCgacgagaggcgcgcgcgcggcgaGCTCGGCCGTGGCACTGGGCTTCAGCGGGGAGGCGGAGAAGCCCCGCGAGGAGGGCAAGCTGATGTTGAGTTCGGCGGACGAGGGGCCCGGCGACGACGACGCAGTTGAAGAGCCGACTCCACGGACGGTGCAATTGCGG ATATATTAG
- the LOC100216863 gene encoding uncharacterized protein LOC100216863 isoform 2 (isoform 2 is encoded by transcript variant 2), whose product MWCCVSEENATSNFAAIDASLGDATGEGVAARGLATRGARAASSAVALGFSGEAEKPREEGKLMLSSADEGPGDDDAVEEPTPRTVQLRVRGAAPVTVPILGSGTASSPYRRLCLAPRLRPCSSHPFEC is encoded by the coding sequence ATGTGGTGCTGTGTATCGGAAGAAAATGCGACATCAAACTTCGCCGCCATCGACGCAAGCTTGGGAGATGCGACGGGGGAAGGTGTGGCGGCGCGGGGGCTTGCgacgagaggcgcgcgcgcggcgaGCTCGGCCGTGGCACTGGGCTTCAGCGGGGAGGCGGAGAAGCCCCGCGAGGAGGGCAAGCTGATGTTGAGTTCGGCGGACGAGGGGCCCGGCGACGACGACGCAGTTGAAGAGCCGACTCCACGGACGGTGCAATTGCGGGTACGTGGTGCAGCCCCTGTCACCGTCCCTATTCTTGGAAGTGGAACGGCTAGCAGCCCCTATCGCCGCCTTTGCCTAGCTCCACGGCTCCGCCCCTGTTCTTCCCATCCTTTCGAATGCTAG